Proteins encoded in a region of the Verrucomicrobiota bacterium genome:
- a CDS encoding phosphoadenylyl-sulfate reductase, translating to MPAELVPDVDDVRRLNAGFEEAAPVDLLRWAYSRFGDRAAIGTSFQAAGLVLLHQAVSAGIHLPCFTIDTGLLFPETVALRQEVEKFFGIQIEVLRPELSLEQQANDFGPELWTRQPDTCCTLRKVMPLQKRLAALDAWITGLRRDQSGTRRGIDRFELYCFDPLRDKFVLKVNPLAGWSAEQVWDYVHEHQIPYNPLVEQGFRSIGCRPCTRPVGAQEDERAGRWTGFQKTECGLHTFMGTHV from the coding sequence ATGCCCGCTGAGCTCGTCCCTGATGTCGATGACGTCCGCCGTTTGAATGCCGGCTTTGAGGAGGCCGCCCCGGTGGATCTGCTGCGATGGGCCTACTCGCGTTTCGGTGACCGGGCCGCCATCGGTACCAGCTTCCAGGCTGCAGGCCTGGTCTTGCTGCACCAGGCCGTTTCGGCCGGGATCCATCTGCCGTGTTTTACCATTGATACCGGCCTGCTCTTCCCTGAGACGGTCGCGCTCCGGCAGGAGGTCGAAAAGTTTTTCGGAATCCAGATCGAGGTTCTACGCCCGGAGCTCTCTCTGGAGCAGCAAGCCAACGACTTCGGCCCGGAGTTGTGGACGCGCCAGCCCGACACGTGTTGTACCCTTCGCAAGGTGATGCCGCTCCAGAAGCGGTTGGCTGCGCTTGATGCATGGATCACCGGGTTGCGCCGCGACCAAAGCGGGACCAGGCGCGGCATCGACCGGTTTGAGCTTTACTGTTTTGACCCGCTCCGGGACAAGTTCGTGTTAAAAGTCAATCCGCTCGCCGGTTGGTCCGCTGAGCAGGTCTGGGATTACGTGCACGAACACCAGATCCCCTATAACCCGCTCGTCGAGCAGGGGTTCCGCAGCATCGGGTGCCGGCCGTGCACTCGGCCCGTCGGGGCGCAAGAGGACGAACGCGCCGGCCGCTGGACCGGTTTCCAAAAGACTGAATGCGGGCTGCACACCTTCATGGGAACACATGTCTAA
- the cysC gene encoding adenylyl-sulfate kinase, protein MLDQPAPANDRRALRVVIVGHVDHGKSTLVGRLLYETQSLPEGKFEQIQAVCSRRGMPFEWAFLMDALQAERDQNITIDVSQIWFHSETRPYVIIDAPGHKEFLKNMVTGAATADAAVLLIAANEGVQEQSRRHAYLLSMLGVGQVIVLVNKMDLVGYSDAVFREIEAQYRAFLEKLGVYPLTFVPIAARDGLNLVQPAPEQMPWYRGSTLLQALDRLEPAAVPADKPLRFVVQDVYRFDERRIIAGRVESGAVSVGDRLFFAPQDKESSVATIERWNAPPQASAVAGESIGITLTEQIFVERGQVAVHEHAPLIETNRFRARVFWMGQRPLALGRTYRLKLLTQEAECSVASIDRVIDASTLDASSSIRRAVARNEVAELTLQTRGVVAMDNYDVNPVTGRFVLVDDKDVAGGGIVFGGRYVNRAAVRSENIYWSEASTTPRSRRERNGHVPLVVWLTGLSGSGKSTLARSLERELFDRLMQVYVLDGDNVRHGLNSDLGFSPEDRVENIRRVAEVAKLMAEAGMVVITSFISPYREDRRRARQIVEAGKIRFMEVYVAASLAACEERDPKHLYRKARAGEIKGFTGIDAPYEAPLRPDLVLPTEELSAEACVERLLDVLLPRLRLDAAEYEI, encoded by the coding sequence ATCCTTGACCAGCCTGCACCTGCGAACGACCGTCGCGCTTTGCGTGTGGTCATCGTGGGGCACGTAGACCACGGCAAGTCGACGCTAGTCGGCCGCCTGCTCTATGAGACGCAATCGCTGCCCGAGGGTAAATTCGAACAGATCCAGGCGGTTTGCAGCCGCCGCGGCATGCCGTTCGAATGGGCATTCCTGATGGATGCATTGCAGGCTGAGCGCGACCAAAACATCACCATCGACGTATCCCAGATCTGGTTCCATTCCGAGACCCGTCCCTACGTGATCATCGATGCGCCGGGACATAAGGAATTCCTCAAAAACATGGTGACGGGCGCGGCGACGGCTGACGCCGCGGTGCTGCTGATTGCCGCCAACGAGGGAGTCCAGGAGCAAAGCCGCCGGCACGCCTATCTGCTCAGCATGCTCGGCGTTGGCCAGGTAATTGTGCTGGTCAACAAGATGGACCTGGTCGGCTACTCCGACGCTGTGTTCCGCGAAATCGAGGCTCAATACCGTGCATTCCTGGAAAAGCTCGGGGTTTATCCGTTGACCTTCGTGCCCATTGCCGCTCGGGACGGCTTGAATCTGGTGCAGCCGGCGCCGGAGCAGATGCCCTGGTACCGGGGCAGCACGCTCCTGCAAGCCTTGGATCGCCTCGAGCCTGCCGCCGTTCCCGCCGACAAACCGCTGCGCTTTGTCGTCCAGGATGTCTATCGTTTTGACGAGCGCCGGATCATTGCCGGGCGCGTCGAGTCCGGCGCGGTTTCCGTGGGCGACCGGTTGTTCTTCGCCCCGCAGGACAAGGAGTCATCCGTCGCCACCATCGAACGTTGGAACGCGCCTCCGCAAGCGTCGGCAGTGGCCGGTGAATCGATCGGTATCACCCTGACCGAGCAGATTTTCGTCGAACGAGGCCAGGTGGCGGTGCACGAGCATGCCCCCCTCATCGAGACCAATCGGTTCCGGGCCCGCGTTTTCTGGATGGGACAACGGCCCCTTGCGCTTGGACGGACGTACCGCCTCAAGCTGCTGACGCAGGAAGCGGAGTGCTCGGTAGCCTCCATCGACCGCGTCATCGATGCCAGCACCCTGGATGCATCCTCGAGCATCCGCCGTGCGGTGGCCAGGAACGAAGTGGCTGAGCTTACCCTGCAAACCCGCGGCGTGGTGGCCATGGACAACTACGACGTCAATCCCGTGACCGGCCGGTTTGTGCTGGTCGATGACAAGGATGTCGCGGGTGGCGGAATCGTTTTTGGCGGCCGGTACGTTAACCGGGCCGCCGTGCGCAGTGAAAATATTTATTGGTCGGAAGCGTCCACCACGCCCCGGTCACGCCGGGAGCGAAACGGCCACGTGCCGCTGGTGGTCTGGCTGACCGGGCTCTCCGGTTCGGGTAAGTCGACGCTGGCCCGCTCCCTGGAACGCGAGTTGTTCGATCGCTTGATGCAGGTTTACGTGCTCGACGGGGACAATGTGCGGCACGGTCTGAATTCCGACCTCGGTTTTTCCCCCGAAGACCGCGTCGAAAACATCCGGCGGGTGGCGGAAGTTGCCAAGCTGATGGCCGAAGCCGGGATGGTGGTGATCACCTCGTTCATTTCTCCCTACCGCGAAGACCGGCGGCGGGCCCGCCAGATCGTCGAAGCCGGCAAAATCCGGTTTATGGAAGTATACGTCGCCGCCTCGCTCGCCGCGTGCGAAGAGCGGGACCCGAAACACCTTTACCGCAAGGCTCGGGCCGGGGAAATCAAAGGTTTTACCGGCATTGACGCTCCTTACGAGGCGCCGCTACGACCGGACCTGGTGTTGCCCACGGAAGAACTATCCGCCGAGGCCTGCGTTGAACGTCTGCTCGATGTCCTCTTGCCTCGGCTTCGCCTGGACGCCGCCGAGTACGAAATCTAG
- a CDS encoding sulfate adenylyltransferase subunit 2, which yields MSNRQRYSHLDALENQSVYIIREAYQKFGNLGLLWSIGKDSSVLLWLLRKAFFGHTPVPCVHVDTGYKLREMIEFRDRLAAEWGLDLVVGQNRAVLAEGRTFPNGRLTRVECCGALKKDALQAIIEEKGYDAVIVGIRRDEEGTRAKERYFSPRNRNFEWDFKEQPPELWDQFKTDYEPGTHIRVHPLLHWTELNVWEYIDREGIPIVDLYLARNGMRYRSLGCAPCTRPVPSTARSVREIIAELQTTRTSERSTRAQDQESEDAFERLRASGYM from the coding sequence ATGTCTAATCGTCAGCGCTATTCGCACCTGGACGCCCTCGAGAACCAAAGCGTTTACATCATTCGCGAGGCGTATCAGAAATTCGGCAATCTCGGCTTGCTCTGGAGCATCGGGAAAGACTCTTCCGTGCTGCTTTGGCTGCTTCGAAAAGCGTTTTTCGGGCATACCCCGGTTCCGTGCGTTCACGTCGATACCGGCTACAAGCTGCGCGAGATGATTGAGTTTCGTGACCGTTTGGCCGCTGAGTGGGGCCTCGACCTGGTCGTCGGGCAGAATCGCGCGGTGCTGGCCGAAGGGCGCACCTTCCCGAATGGGCGGTTGACCCGCGTGGAGTGCTGCGGGGCGCTTAAGAAAGACGCGCTCCAGGCCATCATCGAGGAAAAAGGATACGATGCCGTTATCGTCGGCATCCGTCGCGATGAGGAAGGCACTCGCGCCAAAGAACGCTATTTCTCACCCCGCAACCGCAACTTTGAATGGGACTTCAAAGAGCAGCCGCCGGAGCTCTGGGATCAGTTTAAGACCGATTACGAACCCGGCACCCACATCCGGGTGCACCCGCTGTTGCACTGGACGGAGTTGAACGTTTGGGAATACATCGATCGTGAGGGCATTCCCATCGTCGACCTGTACCTGGCTCGCAACGGGATGCGCTACCGCAGCCTCGGCTGCGCGCCGTGCACGAGACCCGTTCCGTCAACGGCGCGGTCGGTTCGCGAAATCATTGCCGAGTTGCAAACGACCAGAACGTCCGAGCGCAGCACGCGCGCCCAGGACCAGGAGTCGGAGGACGCCTTTGAGCGCCTGCGGGCCAGCGGTTACATGTAA
- a CDS encoding alpha-E domain-containing protein has protein sequence MLCRVADALYWLSRYVERAENNARMLDVNLQLMPDAQMVNNVNVDQLWESIIYSLEDTKLFQGLYAGITGDAVVDFVIFERRNPNSIYSCFTHARENARTVREQISTEMWEQLNRMFLRFRSGDAERLFRSSSFEFFTWVVEGCQLFNGTTDATMSHDEGWDFIQAGKFLERADRTSRILDIKYHILLPSGERVGGNVDMTQWMAVLKSCSALEPYRRHYRDLIAPWKVAEFLIKDQNFPRSIRFCADRLDQSMHEITGIDRADHLYKVEAERLSGKLLADLSFISIGDILRTGLHEYLDTVQLRLSEINNGIHKAFCEWLETPAA, from the coding sequence ATGCTTTGCCGAGTAGCCGACGCACTTTACTGGCTCAGCCGCTATGTCGAACGAGCCGAAAACAATGCGCGCATGCTGGACGTCAACCTCCAACTCATGCCTGACGCGCAGATGGTCAACAACGTAAACGTCGATCAGCTTTGGGAATCGATCATTTATTCTCTGGAAGATACGAAGCTGTTCCAGGGGCTCTACGCCGGGATCACCGGGGATGCGGTGGTGGATTTTGTCATTTTCGAGCGACGCAATCCCAACTCGATTTATTCGTGTTTTACGCACGCCCGTGAGAATGCCCGCACCGTGCGCGAGCAGATTTCGACCGAGATGTGGGAACAACTGAACCGGATGTTTCTCCGCTTCCGTTCGGGAGATGCAGAACGGCTCTTTCGTTCCAGCAGCTTCGAATTTTTCACGTGGGTGGTCGAAGGCTGCCAACTGTTTAACGGCACGACCGATGCCACGATGTCGCACGACGAAGGCTGGGACTTCATTCAGGCGGGCAAATTCCTGGAGCGGGCCGACCGCACTTCACGCATTCTGGACATCAAGTACCACATCCTGTTGCCGAGCGGGGAACGGGTGGGCGGAAACGTAGATATGACCCAGTGGATGGCGGTCCTGAAATCGTGCAGCGCGCTGGAACCGTACCGCAGGCATTACCGCGATCTCATCGCGCCGTGGAAAGTGGCGGAATTCCTCATCAAGGACCAGAACTTCCCGCGCTCGATCCGGTTCTGCGCTGACCGTCTTGACCAGTCAATGCACGAAATCACCGGCATTGATCGCGCAGATCACCTTTACAAGGTCGAAGCGGAACGGCTCTCGGGTAAACTGCTGGCCGACCTGTCGTTCATCAGCATAGGCGACATCCTGCGTACCGGGCTGCACGAATACCTTGACACCGTCCAGTTGCGGCTCAGCGAGATCAACAATGGGATCCACAAGGCCTTTTGCGAATGGCTGGAAACGCCGGCGGCGTAA
- the tkt gene encoding transketolase — translation MALDTQILSKAALEARGLAMDAVQAASSGHLGLPLGAAEMGAVLFGHALRFYPDDPVWLNRDRFVLSAGHGSMFLYSWLHLSGYDLSLEEIKNFRQLHSKTPGHPEVHETPGVECTTGPLGQGVGNAVGMAIAAKMTEARFNRPDQTIFDHKIVCLAGDGCLQEGVAAEAASLGAHLRLDNLILIYDSNDVTLDAMAAVSQSEDTAKRFEAYGFEVHHADGNNMEEFLTVFERARSSTSGRAQFIVAKTVIGKGIPEVAGTNKAHGEAGVKFVNAARKALGLPDEKFYVSNEVREYFQRRKAELKRAYDDWQERFAAWKKANPELAKILHQGVTREIPADLLSQIPVSKPEDKVATRKAGSDVLQPIAKALPVLISGSADLHGSTLNYIKDGGDFSAKDRSGRNIHFGIREHGMCAVLNGIGYHGIFRASGATFLVFADYCRASIRLAALTGSPIIYIFTHDSVGVGEDGPTHEPVETVSGLRLIPHLDVIRPADAEETAGAFVAAVQRIDGPTLLALSRQALPNLSEASPDERRQGTLRGAYVIRKEQGELKLILLATGSEVQHALNAAKQLGEGVRVVSLPSFERFNRQDEAYRNEVLPPGCRKRVAIEAGVTDIWYKYVGLEGKVIGIDRFGLSAPGGTVMKELGITPEHVLEVAKTLL, via the coding sequence ATGGCGCTTGATACACAAATACTGTCAAAGGCCGCATTGGAGGCAAGGGGATTAGCGATGGATGCGGTGCAGGCCGCGAGTTCAGGTCACCTTGGCCTGCCTTTGGGAGCGGCGGAAATGGGTGCTGTCTTGTTTGGACACGCCTTGAGGTTTTATCCTGACGATCCGGTTTGGCTCAATCGCGATCGCTTCGTGTTGTCTGCCGGCCACGGCAGTATGTTTTTGTATTCCTGGCTCCACCTGAGCGGTTACGATCTGTCCCTGGAGGAAATCAAGAATTTTCGCCAGCTCCACAGCAAGACGCCGGGCCACCCTGAGGTTCACGAAACCCCCGGGGTCGAGTGCACCACCGGTCCGCTCGGGCAGGGCGTCGGCAACGCGGTCGGCATGGCCATCGCGGCCAAGATGACGGAAGCCCGGTTTAACCGGCCGGATCAGACCATCTTCGATCACAAAATCGTCTGCCTGGCCGGTGACGGGTGCCTGCAGGAAGGGGTCGCGGCGGAAGCGGCTTCCCTGGGCGCTCATCTCCGCCTGGACAACCTGATCCTCATTTACGATTCCAACGACGTAACCCTCGACGCCATGGCGGCCGTCAGCCAGAGCGAGGATACGGCCAAACGCTTTGAGGCTTACGGGTTCGAGGTGCACCACGCCGACGGCAACAACATGGAGGAGTTCCTCACCGTGTTTGAGCGGGCGCGCAGTTCCACCTCCGGGCGAGCCCAGTTTATCGTCGCGAAAACCGTTATCGGGAAGGGGATCCCCGAAGTCGCCGGCACGAATAAAGCCCACGGCGAAGCCGGCGTTAAGTTTGTCAATGCCGCCCGCAAGGCCCTGGGATTGCCTGACGAAAAGTTCTACGTCTCAAACGAGGTCCGGGAGTATTTTCAGCGCCGGAAAGCCGAACTCAAGCGGGCCTACGACGATTGGCAGGAGAGGTTTGCGGCCTGGAAAAAGGCAAACCCGGAACTGGCTAAAATCCTTCACCAGGGGGTAACTCGCGAGATCCCGGCCGACCTGCTGAGCCAGATTCCCGTCAGTAAACCGGAAGATAAGGTCGCCACGCGCAAAGCCGGCAGCGACGTGCTTCAACCGATCGCGAAGGCCCTGCCCGTTTTGATCAGCGGCAGCGCCGATCTCCACGGCTCGACCCTGAACTATATCAAGGACGGAGGGGATTTCTCCGCCAAGGACCGCTCAGGCCGTAACATCCATTTCGGCATCCGCGAACACGGGATGTGCGCGGTCCTTAACGGGATCGGCTATCACGGCATCTTTCGGGCCTCAGGAGCCACCTTCCTGGTCTTTGCCGATTACTGTCGTGCGTCGATCCGCCTTGCCGCCCTTACGGGAAGCCCGATCATTTACATCTTCACTCACGATTCCGTCGGCGTCGGCGAGGACGGCCCCACCCACGAACCGGTCGAAACAGTGAGCGGGCTGCGGCTGATCCCGCACCTGGACGTGATCCGCCCGGCCGACGCGGAAGAAACGGCCGGAGCTTTCGTCGCCGCCGTCCAACGGATCGATGGGCCGACCCTGCTCGCGCTTTCGCGGCAAGCCTTGCCGAACCTGTCCGAAGCGTCTCCGGATGAACGCCGGCAAGGAACCCTGCGCGGCGCTTACGTGATCCGTAAGGAACAAGGTGAACTCAAGCTGATTCTGCTCGCCACGGGAAGCGAAGTTCAACACGCGCTGAACGCCGCCAAGCAATTGGGCGAGGGCGTTCGGGTCGTTTCGCTGCCGTCTTTCGAACGCTTCAATCGCCAGGACGAGGCGTACCGAAACGAGGTGCTGCCGCCCGGCTGCCGCAAACGGGTCGCGATCGAAGCCGGCGTAACGGACATCTGGTACAAATACGTCGGCCTGGAAGGCAAGGTGATCGGGATTGACCGGTTCGGTTTAAGCGCGCCGGGCGGTACCGTGATGAAGGAGTTGGGCATCACTCCCGAGCACGTCCTCGAGGTGGCCAAAACGCTGCTGTAA
- a CDS encoding zinc metallopeptidase, protein MIGLSYLIFFGTLAISLWATWRVRAAYAKYSQVPASSGLTGAEVAYRILAAAGISNVQIYEGNQPMGDHYDPINRRLVLSSQNFRGASAAAVGVAAHECGHALQHQAAYAPLNWRMASVSTVGFASNAVMILPILGYLTGLIRPMLLILCLGWGVIMLFNLITLPVEFDASARAKRVLRDMGFIRGSGEAAAVSRVLDAAALTYVAAFITSLAYLMYYLLPLIGGGRRD, encoded by the coding sequence ATGATAGGTCTTAGCTATCTCATCTTCTTCGGGACGCTCGCCATCTCCTTGTGGGCGACCTGGAGGGTGCGGGCTGCATACGCCAAATACAGCCAGGTGCCCGCTTCCTCCGGTCTGACGGGGGCGGAAGTCGCTTACCGCATCCTGGCGGCGGCCGGTATTTCCAACGTTCAAATTTATGAAGGCAACCAGCCCATGGGCGATCATTACGACCCCATCAACCGGCGGCTGGTGCTCTCGAGTCAGAATTTTCGCGGGGCCTCCGCCGCGGCGGTCGGCGTCGCGGCGCACGAGTGCGGCCACGCTTTGCAGCACCAGGCGGCTTACGCGCCGTTAAATTGGCGCATGGCTTCGGTCAGCACGGTCGGTTTCGCCAGCAACGCGGTGATGATTCTGCCGATCCTCGGGTACCTGACGGGTCTGATCCGGCCGATGCTTCTGATCCTCTGTCTCGGGTGGGGAGTGATCATGCTGTTCAACCTGATCACCCTGCCGGTGGAGTTCGACGCGTCGGCCCGCGCCAAGCGGGTGCTGCGCGACATGGGGTTCATCCGCGGGAGCGGGGAAGCGGCGGCGGTCAGCCGTGTGCTCGATGCGGCGGCCTTGACCTACGTGGCCGCGTTTATCACGTCGCTTGCTTACCTGATGTATTACCTGCTGCCGCTTATCGGCGGCGGACGGCGCGACTGA
- the ppk1 gene encoding polyphosphate kinase 1, with the protein MSPQRRKLHHSKKKTSPQDPAPSVCDPQRFVNRDLSWLEFNQRVLEEAQDTSNPLLERLKFLCIVSSNLDEFFEIRVAGIRQQQLSNVSQTGPDCMGPSEVLSAIARRVRKMVADQYRLWNEDLAPALENQNVLFLHWDELTSEEKQYYTRYFQTSVYPVLTPLAVDPVHPFPQLLNKSLNVAVELEGKELSTNLAVVQVPRILPRLLPYRAGESGIYRYIFIGNLIQAHVHSLFHGVTVRGAYPFRVTRNSDLYLDEEEVANLLKAIETELRKRSRGDAVRLEVQSDCPEHIAGQLLQTFGLANADLYKADGPINFLRLMPIISTVDRPELKYKPFVPRIVTGTGDHEDIFAQIRRHSILLHHPFDSFYNVLDFVEQAAEDANVLAIKQTLYRTSGDSPIVTALAEAAQSGKQVTVVIELKARFDEAANIKWARTLQEAGVHVVFGIVGLKTHAKLALVVRKEEDGIRRYLHLGTGNYHPSTANLYTDLGVLTCDPVLTNDCAELFNWLTGVSVFPELTKIKAAPNALHDFVIAMIEREAEHAKAGRPAGIYAKFNALVDPDVIQALYAASQAGVNIRLLVRGMCGLRSRLPGVSERITVRSIVGRFLEHSRVFRFENGGQSETYLASADWMPRNFFRRVETCFPVDEPALKEQLEHILEVYWRDNVKARQQGKGLTYERIVDPHGERFDAQAYFLDQIARRKRPDLEAKPIVIKAASKPRELEDAVSQPA; encoded by the coding sequence ATGTCACCGCAACGACGCAAACTTCACCACTCGAAAAAGAAAACCAGCCCGCAGGACCCCGCTCCTTCCGTGTGTGACCCTCAGCGTTTCGTCAACCGCGACCTGAGCTGGCTTGAGTTCAACCAACGCGTGCTTGAGGAAGCCCAGGACACCTCGAACCCTCTCCTGGAGCGCTTGAAGTTCCTTTGCATCGTCAGCTCCAACCTGGACGAATTCTTCGAAATCCGGGTTGCCGGGATCCGGCAACAACAGCTGAGCAACGTCAGCCAGACCGGACCGGACTGCATGGGCCCCAGCGAGGTGCTCAGCGCCATCGCGCGGCGGGTTCGAAAAATGGTTGCGGACCAATACCGGCTCTGGAACGAGGATCTGGCGCCGGCGCTGGAAAACCAAAACGTCTTATTTCTGCATTGGGACGAACTGACCAGCGAAGAAAAACAGTATTACACCCGCTACTTCCAAACGTCGGTTTACCCGGTGCTGACGCCGTTGGCAGTCGATCCGGTGCACCCATTCCCGCAGTTGCTCAACAAAAGCCTGAACGTTGCCGTCGAACTGGAGGGCAAGGAGCTTAGTACCAATCTCGCCGTGGTCCAGGTCCCGCGCATCCTGCCACGGCTGCTTCCGTACCGCGCCGGAGAGAGCGGCATCTATCGTTACATCTTTATCGGCAACCTCATCCAGGCCCACGTGCACTCGCTTTTCCACGGCGTCACCGTGCGAGGCGCTTACCCGTTCCGGGTGACGCGCAACAGCGATCTGTACCTGGATGAGGAAGAAGTCGCCAACCTCCTGAAGGCGATCGAGACCGAGTTGCGCAAGCGCAGCCGCGGCGATGCGGTCCGCCTGGAAGTTCAAAGCGATTGTCCCGAGCATATCGCCGGCCAGTTGCTGCAAACCTTCGGCCTGGCTAACGCTGACCTCTATAAGGCCGATGGTCCGATCAATTTCCTGCGGCTAATGCCCATCATCAGCACGGTCGACCGGCCTGAACTTAAGTATAAGCCGTTTGTGCCTCGGATCGTCACCGGAACCGGCGACCACGAAGATATTTTCGCCCAAATCCGCCGGCACTCGATTTTGTTGCATCACCCGTTCGATAGTTTTTACAACGTTCTTGATTTCGTCGAGCAGGCCGCCGAGGACGCGAACGTACTCGCCATCAAGCAAACCCTTTACCGGACCAGTGGTGATTCGCCGATCGTAACCGCCCTGGCGGAGGCGGCGCAGAGCGGTAAGCAGGTTACCGTCGTCATCGAACTCAAGGCCCGGTTTGATGAGGCGGCCAACATCAAATGGGCACGCACGCTCCAGGAAGCCGGGGTCCACGTCGTGTTCGGCATCGTCGGCCTGAAAACGCATGCGAAGCTGGCGCTGGTGGTACGCAAGGAAGAAGACGGTATCCGGCGCTACCTCCACCTTGGTACCGGCAATTACCATCCATCGACGGCCAACCTCTACACTGACCTCGGCGTGCTGACGTGCGACCCCGTCCTGACCAATGACTGCGCGGAATTGTTCAACTGGCTGACGGGCGTCTCAGTGTTTCCGGAGCTCACCAAGATCAAGGCCGCTCCCAACGCCCTTCATGATTTTGTGATCGCGATGATCGAACGCGAAGCTGAACACGCCAAAGCCGGCAGACCGGCGGGCATCTATGCAAAATTTAATGCCCTGGTGGATCCGGACGTGATCCAGGCGTTATACGCTGCTTCGCAGGCAGGAGTGAACATCAGGCTGCTGGTCCGCGGCATGTGCGGCCTGCGAAGCCGCCTCCCGGGAGTAAGCGAACGGATTACGGTGCGCAGCATCGTGGGCCGGTTCCTGGAGCACAGCCGGGTGTTCCGCTTCGAAAACGGGGGTCAGTCCGAGACCTATCTGGCGAGCGCCGATTGGATGCCGCGGAACTTCTTCAGACGCGTCGAGACGTGTTTCCCGGTTGACGAACCGGCGCTTAAGGAACAGCTCGAGCACATCCTGGAGGTCTATTGGCGGGATAACGTGAAGGCCCGGCAGCAAGGCAAAGGTCTCACCTATGAACGCATTGTCGATCCGCATGGGGAACGGTTTGACGCGCAGGCCTATTTTCTCGACCAGATCGCCCGGCGCAAGCGGCCGGACCTTGAGGCCAAACCAATCGTGATCAAGGCCGCCTCCAAACCGCGTGAACTCGAAGACGCAGTCAGCCAGCCGGCCTGA
- a CDS encoding circularly permuted type 2 ATP-grasp protein, translating to MVGLFAQYEEGPFFDEMFAPGGRVRSHYQRLYNRFTEMSAEDVTRKHLVAERAFMTQGVTFTVYNNEQGTERIFPFDLIPRIIPAAEWDLIERGLTQRITALNLFLRDIYHEQKIIADKVIPEGIIRSAVHFRPEMVGLSVPKDAYIHICGTDLIRDDQGRYMVLEDNGRCPSGVSYLLQNRQAMKRVFPNLFARYLVRPVDAYGSDLLNLLRHVAPAGTDDPTVVLLTPGIYNSAYFEHSFLARSMGIEIVVGADLLVRDDRVWMKTTSGLKKVDVIYRRIDDDFLDPKVFRKESVLGVPGIVEAYRKGNVSLANAIGTGVADDKVVYYFVPAMIRYYLDQDPILPNVETYLSYFDQDRAYILEHLDRLVVKSANESGGYGMLMGPQASAEERERFAQAIRQNPRNYVAQPMVSLSRVPAVCEGRVEGRHIDLRPFILYGDKISIVPGGLTRVALRKGSLVVNSSQGGGSKDTWVLHE from the coding sequence ATGGTCGGTCTGTTTGCCCAGTACGAGGAAGGTCCGTTTTTTGACGAGATGTTTGCTCCGGGGGGCCGCGTTCGCAGTCATTACCAGCGTCTCTACAACCGTTTTACCGAAATGAGCGCCGAAGACGTCACGCGCAAACACCTGGTCGCGGAGCGGGCGTTCATGACGCAGGGCGTTACGTTCACGGTCTACAACAACGAGCAGGGGACGGAGCGAATCTTCCCTTTCGACCTGATTCCGAGAATCATTCCGGCTGCCGAATGGGACTTGATCGAGCGCGGCCTGACCCAAAGGATCACGGCGCTCAACTTGTTTCTGCGCGACATCTATCACGAGCAGAAAATCATTGCCGACAAGGTGATCCCGGAGGGAATCATACGGAGCGCGGTCCATTTCCGGCCGGAGATGGTGGGGCTTTCGGTTCCGAAAGACGCCTATATCCACATTTGCGGAACGGACCTCATCCGTGATGACCAGGGCCGCTACATGGTGCTGGAGGACAACGGGCGCTGTCCGTCCGGCGTTTCTTACCTTTTACAAAACCGGCAGGCGATGAAGCGGGTGTTCCCGAACCTTTTTGCCCGGTACCTGGTCCGCCCCGTCGATGCTTACGGCTCGGACCTGCTCAACCTTCTTCGCCACGTGGCCCCGGCCGGGACGGACGATCCGACGGTCGTGCTGCTCACGCCGGGAATTTACAATTCCGCTTACTTTGAACATTCATTTCTGGCCCGCAGCATGGGGATCGAGATCGTGGTCGGCGCCGACCTGCTCGTCCGGGACGACCGGGTCTGGATGAAAACGACTTCCGGCCTGAAGAAAGTGGACGTGATCTATCGACGGATCGATGACGACTTCCTGGATCCTAAGGTGTTCCGCAAGGAGTCCGTTCTGGGGGTGCCGGGGATCGTCGAGGCCTACCGCAAAGGCAATGTCAGCCTGGCGAACGCGATCGGCACGGGCGTGGCGGACGACAAGGTGGTGTACTATTTCGTGCCGGCCATGATCCGGTACTACCTGGACCAGGATCCGATTCTGCCTAACGTCGAGACCTACCTTTCGTACTTTGACCAAGATCGGGCTTACATCCTCGAACACCTTGACCGGTTAGTCGTCAAGTCGGCTAACGAGAGCGGCGGGTACGGGATGCTGATGGGACCGCAGGCATCGGCCGAAGAGCGGGAGCGTTTTGCGCAGGCGATCCGGCAGAACCCGCGTAACTACGTCGCCCAGCCCATGGTGAGCCTGTCGCGGGTACCCGCCGTGTGTGAAGGCCGGGTGGAAGGCCGCCACATCGACCTGCGGCCATTCATCCTGTACGGGGACAAAATCAGCATCGTCCCGGGCGGGCTTACCCGCGTTGCCCTCAGGAAAGGATCCCTGGTGGTGAATTCCTCACAGGGTGGAGGCAGCAAAGATACCTGGGTGCTCCACGAATAG